The following proteins come from a genomic window of Pseudomonas cichorii:
- a CDS encoding sugar 3,4-ketoisomerase, with amino-acid sequence MMKWIDFPSLGDERGGLVALEIGMEKAIPFDIKRVYYIYRTGEGVSRGYHAHRNLKQVAICVAGQCRMVLDNGKVREETVMDSATRGLLIESMVWREMHDFSDDCILLVLASEHYDESDYIRNYDRFLTEINNV; translated from the coding sequence ATGATGAAATGGATTGACTTTCCCAGTCTGGGCGATGAACGAGGAGGGTTGGTCGCTTTGGAAATTGGTATGGAAAAAGCAATACCTTTTGATATTAAGCGCGTTTATTACATCTATCGGACCGGCGAAGGTGTCAGTCGCGGGTATCATGCTCACCGTAACCTGAAACAAGTTGCTATCTGCGTTGCCGGACAGTGCCGGATGGTGCTGGATAACGGAAAAGTTCGTGAAGAAACCGTGATGGACAGTGCTACCCGAGGATTGCTGATCGAAAGTATGGTCTGGCGTGAAATGCATGACTTCAGTGACGACTGCATATTGTTAGTACTGGCCAGCGAGCATTATGACGAGTCGGATTACATCAGAAATTATGATCGTTTTCTCACGGAGATAAATAATGTCTGA
- a CDS encoding acyltransferase — protein MSEIHALADVKSSSIGSSTRIWQYSVVLEGAVIGRNCNICAHTLIEGDVIVGDNVTVKSGVFLWSGTRVEDNVFIGPNATFTNDPMPRSKVYPDAFQGITVKAGASIGANATLLPGITIGSNAMVGAGSVVTKDVPDSAVVVGNPARIIRYLDK, from the coding sequence ATGTCTGAGATTCACGCTCTGGCCGATGTCAAAAGTTCAAGCATTGGTAGTTCGACACGTATCTGGCAATACTCCGTGGTTCTGGAGGGCGCGGTTATCGGTCGTAACTGTAATATCTGTGCCCATACGCTGATCGAAGGCGATGTCATCGTGGGCGACAATGTTACTGTCAAATCGGGTGTTTTCCTGTGGAGCGGCACTCGCGTGGAAGACAACGTTTTTATTGGTCCTAACGCAACGTTTACCAACGATCCAATGCCCAGGTCGAAAGTATATCCCGATGCGTTTCAAGGCATAACGGTCAAGGCCGGGGCAAGTATTGGGGCCAATGCAACATTGCTGCCGGGTATCACCATCGGTAGTAATGCAATGGTAGGTGCAGGTTCTGTGGTCACTAAAGATGTGCCCGACAGCGCTGTTGTAGTCGGCAACCCGGCAAGAATTATCAGGTACCTGGACAAATGA
- a CDS encoding DegT/DnrJ/EryC1/StrS family aminotransferase translates to MISFLDLKKINSTMRDELIESCTRVIDSGWYIGGNELSAFEESFAAYSGSRHCIGVANGLDALNLTLRAWKELGKLKDGDEVIVPANTYIASVLAITENRLVPVLVEPDANTYNLCPVNARAAVTSRTRVLMPVHLYGQLSDMTALMALAEEKGLLVLEDSAQAHGASFNGRRAGSWGDASGFSFYPGKNLGALGDAGAVTTDDDELAKVLRALRNYGSHEKYKNLYQGVNSRLDEIQAAMLSVKLKYLDDQTARRREIARMYMEGINNPAVELPLATGTCPLSLHSHVWHLFVVQCRQRDVLQQHLAAQGIQTIIHYPIPVHQQQAYKELNGHSYPVTEKIHQQVLSLPMSPEMTSAEVELVIAAVNNFSCEE, encoded by the coding sequence ATGATCAGCTTTCTGGATTTGAAAAAAATCAATTCGACGATGCGTGACGAATTGATCGAGTCGTGCACCCGTGTCATTGATTCGGGCTGGTACATCGGCGGTAATGAACTGTCGGCTTTTGAAGAAAGTTTTGCAGCCTACAGCGGTAGCCGGCATTGCATTGGCGTTGCCAACGGCCTCGATGCGCTGAACCTGACGTTGCGTGCCTGGAAAGAGCTGGGGAAACTCAAGGATGGCGACGAAGTCATCGTGCCGGCTAACACCTACATCGCCAGTGTTCTGGCTATTACCGAAAATCGCCTGGTGCCGGTTCTGGTCGAGCCCGATGCGAACACTTACAACCTGTGCCCTGTCAATGCCCGGGCTGCGGTGACTTCCAGAACCCGTGTGCTCATGCCAGTCCACCTGTACGGGCAATTGTCCGACATGACGGCATTGATGGCGCTGGCTGAGGAAAAGGGGCTTCTTGTTCTGGAAGACTCAGCCCAGGCCCATGGCGCGAGCTTCAATGGCCGAAGGGCAGGGAGCTGGGGCGATGCTTCGGGCTTCAGCTTTTATCCAGGAAAAAACCTGGGGGCTCTGGGCGATGCGGGCGCTGTTACCACCGACGACGACGAGCTGGCGAAAGTCCTGCGCGCACTGCGTAACTATGGCTCCCATGAAAAGTACAAGAATCTCTACCAGGGTGTGAACAGCCGTCTGGATGAAATTCAGGCAGCCATGCTCAGCGTCAAGCTCAAGTATCTGGATGACCAGACAGCACGCCGCAGGGAAATTGCCAGGATGTACATGGAGGGTATCAACAACCCTGCCGTAGAACTGCCACTTGCCACCGGCACTTGCCCGTTGTCGCTGCACAGCCATGTGTGGCATCTGTTTGTCGTTCAATGCCGGCAGCGTGATGTGTTGCAGCAGCATCTGGCCGCGCAAGGTATTCAAACCATCATTCACTACCCGATTCCTGTCCATCAGCAGCAGGCTTACAAAGAGCTCAATGGCCACAGCTATCCGGTGACCGAGAAGATCCATCAGCAAGTCCTGAGTTTGCCAATGAGTCCTGAAATGACATCGGCTGAAGTCGAACTGGTCATCGCAGCCGTTAATAATTTTTCTTGCGAAGAGTGA
- a CDS encoding ABC transporter ATP-binding protein: MIQLLGRLWKCFTLKRKLQFFVILGLMVVASLAEIVSIGAIVPFLAVLINPEKLLSQPLVGDLFAAMGIDSANGLLLPLTAIFAVAAIFSGVSRFVLMWAQNRLSSAVGGDLAGDIYKTVIHQPYSKHISRNSSEVITAIFNKVDTVVREFLFPSLTIVSSAFMMLAILVIVLAIQPVVAFLAFASFGGVYLAVVLVTRKQLRKDSLVVSVTSDRLLKLMSESLEGIRDVIIDSSQRTYRKDFDSADYKLRRAKANIQIIANSPRFAIESFGMLMIAIFAYWLAQLPGGLLASIPMLGALALAAQRLLPVLQQSYAAWACISGAQDSLRDVLDLLPEERNDVEIETTRIPLDFNDRLSLDNVSYRYGNDAPWVLKNISLNIPKGSRVGLMGATGSGKSTLIDILMGLLTPTDGVFTVDGVEVNTDNSRNWQGNIAHVPQQIFLSDASVAENIAFGVPYENIDFDRVKRAAAKAQISDVIESWSAGYETPVGERGVFLSGGQRQRIAIARAFYKEASVIILDEATSALDSKTEQEVMRAVDDLGDGTTLIVIAHRLNTLETCDTVIEVEGGTVVRYGSYESVCGAVR, translated from the coding sequence ATGATTCAGTTGCTAGGCCGCCTTTGGAAGTGTTTTACACTCAAGAGAAAGCTGCAGTTCTTTGTGATCCTCGGGCTCATGGTGGTTGCATCGCTTGCGGAAATAGTCAGCATCGGAGCCATCGTTCCCTTTCTGGCTGTCCTGATCAATCCCGAGAAGCTACTGAGCCAGCCGCTGGTGGGTGATCTCTTTGCAGCCATGGGAATCGACTCTGCCAACGGGCTTTTATTGCCGTTGACCGCCATTTTTGCTGTCGCGGCCATATTCTCCGGTGTCAGTCGTTTTGTGCTGATGTGGGCGCAGAACAGACTGAGTTCGGCCGTCGGTGGCGATCTGGCAGGCGATATATACAAGACGGTTATTCATCAGCCTTACAGCAAGCACATCTCCAGGAACAGCAGTGAAGTGATCACTGCCATTTTCAACAAGGTCGATACCGTGGTGCGGGAGTTTCTTTTCCCCTCCCTGACCATTGTCAGCTCGGCTTTCATGATGTTGGCAATCCTTGTGATTGTCCTGGCCATTCAGCCGGTCGTCGCCTTTCTCGCCTTTGCAAGTTTTGGCGGGGTCTACCTGGCGGTTGTACTGGTGACCAGGAAGCAGTTGAGAAAAGACAGTCTGGTGGTGAGCGTCACTTCCGATCGGCTGCTGAAGTTGATGAGTGAAAGTCTTGAAGGTATTCGGGACGTGATCATCGACTCGTCTCAGCGCACCTATCGAAAGGACTTCGATAGCGCCGATTACAAGCTGCGTCGGGCCAAGGCTAATATCCAGATCATCGCGAACTCACCACGATTCGCTATCGAATCGTTCGGCATGCTGATGATTGCGATTTTTGCCTATTGGCTTGCGCAGTTGCCCGGTGGGCTGCTTGCATCCATTCCCATGCTGGGCGCGCTGGCGCTGGCGGCGCAACGCCTGCTTCCGGTGCTGCAGCAATCCTATGCTGCCTGGGCATGTATCAGTGGTGCGCAGGACTCCTTGCGAGATGTATTGGACCTTCTGCCAGAAGAGCGTAATGACGTCGAAATCGAAACGACGCGCATTCCGCTGGACTTCAACGATCGTCTGTCGCTGGATAATGTCTCGTATCGCTATGGGAACGATGCGCCGTGGGTGTTGAAAAACATCAGCCTGAATATTCCCAAAGGTTCGCGTGTAGGCTTGATGGGGGCCACGGGCAGTGGAAAAAGTACCCTGATCGATATTCTGATGGGGTTGCTGACTCCAACTGACGGTGTCTTTACGGTCGACGGTGTCGAGGTGAACACGGACAACAGTCGAAACTGGCAAGGGAACATTGCCCACGTGCCACAGCAGATCTTTCTGTCCGATGCTTCAGTGGCTGAAAACATAGCCTTTGGGGTGCCTTACGAAAATATCGATTTCGATCGTGTGAAGCGAGCCGCCGCCAAGGCGCAAATATCCGATGTCATTGAATCGTGGTCTGCTGGTTATGAGACTCCGGTGGGAGAGCGAGGTGTCTTTCTTTCCGGCGGACAGCGCCAGCGCATTGCGATAGCGCGTGCTTTCTATAAAGAAGCCAGCGTTATCATTCTGGATGAAGCGACCAGTGCGCTGGACAGTAAAACCGAGCAGGAAGTCATGCGCGCCGTCGATGATCTGGGGGATGGCACGACATTGATCGTCATTGCGCACCGCCTTAATACGCTGGAGACCTGTGATACTGTTATCGAGGTCGAAGGTGGAACGGTGGTAAGGTATGGCTCTTATGAATCCGTGTGCGGTGCCGTTCGTTAG
- a CDS encoding glycosyltransferase, which yields MAKKKFTFGVLTFNHELYIVEHLESIRFLIESFGADYDFCLVIADDCSRDKTIELVNRWLSVHGHLFHDVKVLDHSKNNGTCFNYTRIWPHVESELFKITAGDDVYSCVNLFEEAEQLSTHDYYSGLPLLLIDGEIINSPSTLFHILASDTIYKDKPFMARLKNISSINTPNLFCNKKLLLNDELCQFINSYSVTEDFPMLVKTAELYGNVSFHQSSKVYVYYRRTSGSTYLVRGSDFDKDKLNIFNHMLSLEKGWFGRILLKNRLYCYNLDNGFLKKLLNLNYYVYLLRLVTRLVPTVKRYSESTPDAVRHKSHYELVSKRASDFHAGHRQA from the coding sequence GTGGCTAAGAAGAAATTTACATTTGGTGTTTTGACGTTTAATCACGAGCTTTATATTGTCGAGCACCTCGAAAGCATAAGATTTCTGATAGAAAGCTTCGGTGCCGACTACGATTTTTGTCTGGTTATCGCGGATGACTGTTCCCGGGACAAGACCATTGAGCTGGTCAATCGCTGGCTGTCTGTTCATGGTCATCTGTTTCATGATGTCAAGGTTCTGGACCATTCAAAAAACAATGGTACCTGCTTTAACTACACCCGTATCTGGCCTCATGTTGAGAGTGAGCTGTTCAAGATTACCGCTGGCGATGATGTCTACTCGTGTGTGAATCTTTTCGAAGAGGCCGAACAGTTAAGCACTCATGACTATTATTCAGGTCTGCCGCTGCTGTTGATCGATGGTGAGATTATCAATTCACCTTCGACCCTGTTCCATATCCTGGCTTCTGATACCATCTATAAAGACAAGCCGTTCATGGCGCGTCTGAAAAACATCAGCAGCATCAATACGCCCAATCTCTTTTGCAATAAAAAACTTCTGCTGAATGATGAGCTTTGCCAGTTCATCAATAGCTACAGCGTGACTGAAGACTTCCCTATGTTGGTAAAGACTGCCGAGCTTTATGGAAATGTCAGTTTTCACCAGTCCAGCAAAGTGTATGTGTACTACCGGCGCACATCAGGATCGACGTATCTTGTCAGGGGGTCGGACTTCGACAAGGACAAGCTGAATATCTTCAACCACATGCTCTCTCTGGAGAAAGGCTGGTTCGGACGTATTCTCTTGAAGAATCGCCTGTATTGCTACAACCTGGATAACGGGTTTTTGAAAAAGCTGCTCAATCTGAACTACTATGTTTATCTGCTTCGATTGGTTACACGACTCGTGCCAACCGTGAAGCGTTATTCCGAGTCGACTCCCGATGCAGTGCGCCACAAGTCCCACTATGAACTGGTCAGCAAAAGGGCGTCTGATTTTCATGCAGGGCACCGCCAGGCATGA
- the gabD gene encoding NADP-dependent succinate-semialdehyde dehydrogenase, which yields MQLKDSKLFRQQAYINGQWLDADGGQTIKVNNPATHEILGTVPKMGAAETRRAIEAADKALPAWRALTAKERGNKLRRWFELMIENQDDLGRLMTLEQGKPLAEAKGEIAYAASFIEWFAEEAKRVYGDVIPGHQPDKRLIVLKQPIGVTAAITPWNFPAAMITRKAGPALAAGCTMVLKPASQTPYSALALAELAERAGIPAGVFSVVTGSAGDIGSELTGNPIVRKLSFTGSTEIGRQLMAECAQDIKKVSLELGGNAPFIVFDDADLDKAVDGAIISKYRNNGQTCVCANRIYVQDAVYDAFAEKLQAAVAKLKIGNGLEEGITTGPLIDEKAVAKVKEHIADAVGKGAKVLFGGNSLEGTFFEPTILVNVPKDAAVAKEETFGPLAPLFRFKDEAEVIALANDTEFGLASYFYAQNMSRVFRVAEALEYGMVGINTGLISNELAPFGGIKSSGLGREGSKYGIEDYLEIKYLCLSV from the coding sequence ATGCAGCTCAAAGATTCCAAACTGTTCCGCCAGCAAGCCTATATCAACGGCCAGTGGCTGGATGCGGACGGTGGTCAGACGATCAAGGTCAATAACCCGGCGACCCATGAAATTCTCGGTACCGTGCCAAAGATGGGCGCTGCCGAAACCCGCCGTGCCATCGAAGCAGCCGACAAGGCGCTGCCAGCCTGGCGTGCCCTGACCGCCAAGGAGCGTGGCAACAAGCTGCGCCGCTGGTTCGAGCTGATGATCGAGAATCAGGATGACTTGGGCCGTCTGATGACGCTGGAGCAAGGCAAGCCGCTGGCCGAGGCCAAGGGCGAGATTGCTTATGCAGCTTCCTTTATCGAGTGGTTTGCCGAAGAAGCCAAGCGTGTCTATGGCGACGTGATTCCGGGCCATCAGCCGGACAAGCGCCTGATCGTGCTCAAGCAGCCGATTGGTGTGACAGCTGCCATTACGCCGTGGAACTTCCCGGCCGCGATGATCACCCGCAAGGCCGGTCCAGCTCTGGCCGCCGGCTGCACCATGGTGCTCAAGCCCGCTTCGCAGACCCCTTATTCTGCACTGGCCCTGGCTGAGCTGGCTGAGCGTGCTGGCATCCCTGCTGGCGTGTTCAGCGTGGTGACGGGCAGCGCTGGCGATATCGGCAGCGAGCTTACTGGCAACCCGATCGTGCGCAAGCTGTCCTTTACCGGCTCGACCGAAATCGGTCGCCAGTTGATGGCTGAATGTGCGCAGGACATCAAGAAAGTGTCGCTGGAGCTGGGCGGTAACGCGCCCTTCATCGTGTTCGACGATGCTGACCTGGACAAGGCCGTCGATGGCGCGATCATCTCCAAGTACCGCAACAACGGTCAGACCTGCGTCTGCGCCAACCGTATCTATGTGCAGGACGCCGTTTACGATGCATTCGCCGAGAAGCTTCAGGCCGCAGTTGCCAAGCTCAAGATCGGTAACGGTCTGGAAGAAGGCATTACCACCGGCCCGCTGATCGACGAGAAGGCCGTTGCCAAGGTTAAAGAGCATATTGCCGATGCTGTCGGCAAAGGCGCGAAAGTGCTGTTCGGCGGCAATAGCCTGGAAGGTACCTTCTTTGAGCCGACCATTCTGGTCAATGTGCCCAAGGATGCCGCTGTGGCGAAGGAAGAAACCTTCGGTCCGCTGGCGCCGCTGTTCCGCTTCAAGGACGAGGCTGAAGTGATCGCGCTGGCCAACGATACCGAGTTCGGTCTGGCTTCCTACTTCTATGCTCAGAACATGAGCCGCGTGTTCCGTGTGGCCGAAGCGCTGGAGTACGGCATGGTGGGTATTAACACCGGCCTGATCTCCAACGAACTGGCTCCGTTCGGTGGCATCAAGTCCTCGGGGCTGGGCCGCGAAGGCTCCAAGTACGGCATCGAAGACTATCTGGAAATCAAATACCTGTGCCTGAGCGTTTGA
- the gabT gene encoding 4-aminobutyrate--2-oxoglutarate transaminase, giving the protein MSNTNESLMQRRQNAVPRGVGQIHPIFAASAKNATVTDVEGREFIDFAGGIAVLNTGHLHPKIIAAVQEQLTKLSHTCFQVLAYEPYVELCEKINARVPGDFAKKTLLVTTGSEAVENAVKIARAATGRAGVIAFTGAYHGRTMMTLGLTGKVVPYSAGMGLMPGGVFRALYPCELHGVSVDDSIASIERIFKNDAEPKDIAAIIIEPVQGEGGFYVAPKAFMLRLRELCDKHGILLIADEVQTGAGRTGTFFAMEQMGVAADLTTFAKSIAGGFPLAGVCGKAEYMDAIAPGGLGGTYAGSPVACAAALAVLEVFEEENLLARCNTVGEHLVSGLKAIQAKYPVIGEVRALGAMIAVELFEDGDSHKPNAAAVAQVVAKARDKGLILLSCGTYGNVLRVLVPLTAEDELLNKGLAILEECFAELA; this is encoded by the coding sequence ATGAGCAATACAAACGAATCCTTGATGCAACGCCGCCAGAACGCTGTCCCACGTGGCGTTGGTCAGATCCACCCGATCTTTGCCGCATCGGCAAAGAACGCCACCGTTACCGACGTCGAAGGTCGTGAGTTCATCGACTTCGCGGGCGGTATCGCAGTACTGAACACCGGTCACCTGCACCCGAAAATCATCGCCGCCGTACAAGAGCAACTGACCAAGCTGTCTCACACCTGCTTCCAGGTACTGGCTTACGAGCCGTATGTAGAGCTGTGCGAAAAAATCAACGCTCGGGTTCCAGGTGATTTCGCCAAGAAAACCCTGCTGGTGACCACCGGTTCCGAAGCTGTGGAAAACGCCGTCAAGATCGCTCGCGCAGCGACTGGCCGCGCAGGCGTGATTGCCTTCACCGGTGCCTATCACGGTCGTACCATGATGACCCTGGGGCTGACTGGTAAAGTCGTGCCTTACTCGGCCGGCATGGGCCTGATGCCGGGCGGTGTGTTCCGCGCCCTTTACCCGTGCGAGCTGCATGGTGTGAGCGTTGATGACTCCATTGCCAGCATCGAGCGCATCTTCAAGAACGACGCAGAGCCCAAGGATATTGCCGCTATCATCATCGAGCCTGTGCAGGGCGAAGGTGGTTTCTATGTGGCACCGAAGGCGTTCATGCTGCGTCTGCGTGAGCTGTGCGACAAGCACGGCATTCTGCTCATCGCTGATGAAGTGCAGACTGGCGCTGGCCGTACCGGCACTTTCTTCGCCATGGAGCAGATGGGCGTTGCTGCCGATCTGACCACCTTTGCCAAGTCCATCGCAGGCGGTTTCCCGCTGGCGGGCGTTTGCGGCAAGGCCGAGTACATGGATGCCATCGCTCCAGGCGGTCTGGGCGGTACTTATGCCGGCAGCCCGGTAGCCTGTGCCGCGGCCCTGGCTGTTCTGGAAGTGTTTGAAGAGGAAAACCTGCTGGCGCGCTGCAACACAGTGGGTGAGCACCTGGTTTCCGGTCTGAAAGCCATCCAGGCCAAATACCCGGTCATCGGCGAAGTTCGTGCCTTGGGCGCAATGATCGCTGTCGAGCTTTTTGAAGATGGTGACAGCCACAAGCCAAACGCTGCTGCTGTCGCTCAGGTTGTGGCCAAGGCCCGTGACAAGGGTCTGATCCTGTTGTCGTGCGGTACTTATGGCAACGTCCTGCGCGTTCTGGTGCCTCTGACGGCCGAGGATGAGCTGCTGAACAAAGGTCTGGCTATTCTGGAAGAGTGTTTCGCAGAGCTGGCCTGA
- a CDS encoding response regulator: MTAVDLTAMPRVLIAESDPWVRETLSDLVLSVRADVELEMCSDGKQAVEWIKKHLPDLVVAARELPVIDGLSLLRGIRALRRQPPIPFILLSNRSDSASVREVLPLAPTAYLTKPLNTEGLRQRLEGLLLERRAPVPGEMPALTPGLTLTKFLEKRRDVADGAPLFVDVATALKLSQSGGSIDAALLEQELRNDPHITAVLIAAANSAAQHLGKPVQTLGLAIGVLGAVQSASIVTALAKKRMAVLTNDALLVEASKFWTMSQRTADYARILGGMLELDVERCFCAGLLQSLGDLAVLGCLQEWLLAGGHLDEEVIRQSLEQYSAAYGSALRTRWRLPLELRELIAAVYQYNTGIYTREVLAMNLAGQMARLGEHESVTTLVKTKSAKLLKLSVGDLQRLRKKLTGVTDPSLLAPVVAEVAEPEPEQEADRDLLDITSEPVDPGVASVEDPGVGVQELPKG; the protein is encoded by the coding sequence ATGACTGCTGTAGATTTGACTGCGATGCCTCGCGTATTGATTGCTGAATCGGATCCATGGGTTCGCGAAACCCTCAGTGATCTGGTGTTGAGCGTGCGGGCTGACGTCGAATTGGAGATGTGCAGCGACGGCAAGCAGGCCGTTGAATGGATCAAGAAACATCTGCCGGACCTGGTGGTAGCGGCCAGGGAGTTGCCGGTTATCGACGGTTTGAGTCTGCTGCGGGGCATCCGCGCCTTGCGTCGTCAGCCTCCCATTCCTTTTATTCTGCTCAGCAACCGTAGCGACAGCGCCAGCGTGCGCGAAGTCCTGCCGCTTGCGCCTACGGCTTACCTGACCAAACCTCTGAATACCGAAGGGCTGCGTCAGCGCCTTGAAGGCCTGTTGCTGGAACGTCGTGCACCCGTGCCGGGTGAGATGCCTGCACTGACACCCGGGTTGACCCTGACCAAGTTTCTCGAAAAAAGACGTGATGTGGCTGATGGCGCGCCACTGTTTGTGGATGTCGCCACCGCGCTCAAGCTCAGCCAGAGTGGCGGTAGCATTGATGCTGCCTTGCTCGAGCAGGAGTTGCGCAACGACCCTCACATTACGGCGGTACTGATCGCGGCCGCCAATAGCGCGGCGCAGCACCTGGGCAAGCCTGTCCAGACCCTGGGGTTGGCCATTGGTGTGCTGGGGGCGGTACAGAGTGCGAGTATCGTGACCGCCCTTGCCAAGAAGCGCATGGCGGTGCTGACAAACGATGCACTGCTGGTCGAGGCCAGCAAGTTCTGGACAATGTCGCAACGCACAGCTGATTACGCACGCATTCTGGGTGGCATGCTGGAACTCGATGTCGAGCGATGCTTCTGCGCGGGTTTGCTGCAGTCGCTGGGAGATCTGGCGGTGCTGGGCTGTCTGCAGGAGTGGTTGCTGGCAGGCGGTCATCTGGACGAAGAGGTGATCAGGCAATCTCTGGAACAATACTCTGCTGCCTACGGCTCAGCCTTGCGCACTCGCTGGCGTCTGCCGCTTGAGCTGCGTGAGCTGATTGCGGCGGTGTATCAGTACAACACCGGCATCTACACCCGTGAAGTGCTGGCCATGAACCTCGCCGGGCAAATGGCCCGTCTGGGGGAGCATGAAAGCGTGACGACGCTGGTCAAGACCAAGTCTGCCAAGCTGCTGAAATTGAGCGTTGGGGACTTGCAGCGTCTGCGCAAGAAGCTCACGGGCGTAACCGACCCAAGCCTGCTGGCGCCGGTGGTGGCTGAAGTGGCAGAGCCTGAGCCTGAACAAGAGGCTGATAGGGACCTGCTGGATATTACGTCAGAGCCTGTGGATCCGGGAGTTGCCAGTGTGGAAGACCCGGGCGTCGGGGTTCAGGAGTTGCCGAAGGGGTGA
- a CDS encoding GGDEF domain-containing protein: MEKQTAIALPTATQIAEMPAAAETLLALMHAQAEVARLSEREQLFSSLLVSVNAVLWAFDWETQRMVYVSPAYEKIFGRSAGLLLADFAEWRDSIYPDDLNYAERSLSDVIEKGSIEDREYRIIRADGEIRWLSDKCFVSHRTDPSQRLIVVGIAEDITEKKHLEDELQRLATTDVLTQSSNRRHFFECAQREFELARLNDTPLAFLLLDVDDFKLVNDTYGHQEGDVVLQRIAESGRSALRRGDLFGRIGGEEFAAVFPGCAPEMAMQIAERLQREIQRQSFQCNNTTFGITASQGLTNLGPEDTSLEALYARADAAMYQAKRQGKNQIVLV, from the coding sequence ATGGAAAAGCAGACAGCAATCGCCCTACCCACGGCTACGCAAATAGCCGAGATGCCTGCGGCAGCAGAAACCCTGCTGGCCCTGATGCATGCCCAGGCAGAAGTAGCTCGCCTGAGCGAGCGCGAACAACTCTTCAGTTCACTGCTGGTGAGCGTCAATGCCGTACTGTGGGCATTCGACTGGGAAACCCAGCGCATGGTCTATGTCAGCCCTGCCTACGAGAAGATATTCGGTCGCTCGGCAGGCCTGCTGCTGGCTGACTTCGCGGAATGGCGCGACAGTATCTATCCCGATGACCTGAACTACGCCGAACGCAGCCTGAGCGACGTCATCGAAAAAGGCTCCATCGAAGATCGCGAATACCGGATCATCCGGGCCGATGGCGAGATCCGCTGGCTGAGCGACAAATGCTTCGTCAGCCACCGCACCGATCCCAGCCAGCGCCTGATAGTGGTCGGCATCGCCGAAGACATCACCGAGAAAAAACACCTCGAAGACGAACTGCAGCGCCTGGCAACCACCGACGTGTTGACCCAGAGCAGCAACCGTCGTCACTTCTTCGAGTGCGCCCAGCGCGAGTTCGAGCTGGCACGGCTCAATGACACACCATTGGCCTTTCTGCTGCTGGACGTCGATGACTTCAAACTGGTCAACGATACCTACGGCCACCAGGAAGGTGATGTGGTGCTGCAGCGTATCGCCGAAAGCGGCCGCTCGGCGCTACGTCGCGGTGATCTGTTCGGGCGTATTGGCGGTGAAGAGTTTGCAGCGGTATTTCCTGGTTGCGCCCCTGAGATGGCCATGCAGATCGCCGAGCGCCTGCAACGTGAAATCCAGCGCCAGAGCTTCCAGTGCAATAACACCACGTTCGGTATCACCGCCAGCCAGGGCCTGACCAACCTGGGCCCGGAAGACACCAGCCTGGAAGCGCTCTATGCACGAGCGGATGCGGCGATGTATCAGGCAAAGCGTCAGGGCAAGAACCAGATTGTTCTGGTGTGA